The region GGAGATGTTCCGCACCATCGCCGCGCTCGATACCGAGTACATCGTGTCGCACTGGCGCGGCCACGGCCAGAACATGAACGATCTCGCCACCTACAACGAGGTCGTCGGCGACGTGCGCACCGAGCTGCAGCGCCGCGTGGCGGAACTCATCGTCTGGGGCGTCGACGAGCGCCGCATCATCATCGACCCAGGGCTGGGCTTCGCGAAGACGAGCACCCACAACTGGAAGCTCCTCGGCAACCTCGACCGGCTCGAGAGCCTCGGCTACCCGGTGCTCATCGGGGCGTCGCGTAAGCGTTTCCTCGCCGATCTGCTGCCCGGCGATGCCGAGCCCACCGACCGCGACCCCGCCACCGCGGTGATCGGCGCCCTCGCCGCGCAGGCCGGAGTCTGGGGCGTGCGCGTGCACGACGTCGAGACGACCAAGGCCGCCCTCGCCGTCTGGACCGCGTGGGAGAAGGGAGCGACCGAGTGACGCGCCCCCTCGACCAGATCACGCTGACCGGGCTGCGGGCATCCGCTTTCCACGGGGTCTTCGAGAACGAGCGCCGCGACGGGCAGGTCTTCGTGCTCGACGTCACCGTGTCGCTCGACTTCGCCGCGGCGGCGTCGGGCGACGATCTCGGTCTCACCATCCACTACGGCGAACTCGCCGAAGAGATCGTCGGGGCGGTCGAACGCGACCCCGTCGACCTCATCGAGACGGTCGCCGAACGCATCGCGCAGGTCGTGCTCGCCCACCGCGCGGCGCAGCTCGTCACCGTGACGGTGCACAAGCCGAGCGCGCCCATCACCGTGCCGTTCGACGACGTCGCCGTGACCATCACGAGGTCGCGCGCGTGACCGGGATCCGCCAGCAGCGCCTCCGGGTCGAGCTGCCCGCCGTACTGTCGCTCGGTAGCAATCTCGGCGACCGGGAGGCGACGATCCGCGAGGCGGTCGCCGACATCGCCCGGCTCGACGGGGTGAAAGTGGTCGCGGCATCGTCGCTCGTCGAGAGCGCCGCCGTGAAACTCGACGGTGTCGACGAGGCGGCTCCCGCCTACCTGAACGCCGTAGTCGCGATCCGCACGGCGCTCGACCCGGAAAGCCTGCTGGCCGAGCTCAACCGCATCGAGCACGACCACGGCCGGGTGCGCGAGGAGCGCTGGGGCGACCGCACGCTCGACATCGACATCGTCGACCTCGGCGGACTGCGTGTCGCCACCGAGCGGCTCACCCTCCCGCACCCCCGCGCCGGGGAACGCGGGTTCGTGCTCGTGCCCTGGCTCGAGATCGACCCAGGCGCCACGCTGGGCGACCAGGGCTGCATCGACCGGCTGCCCGCCGCGGCCGACACCGTCCACCCCTATCCCGCAAGGCCGCTGCTGTGACCCGCACCCGCCCGACCATTCTGCTGCTGATGACCGTGTTCGGGGCCGCCGCCGGCTGGTTCCTCGAGACCGCCCTCGTGGCGAGCGGCCGCGCCGCGTTCATCCCGCCCGTCACGCTCGCCGCCCCCCTCGCGCTCATCGGCGTCATCGTCGTAGTGATCGCGTGGCCCGTATTCCGGGTCGTGCGGGGAACGGCCAAGACCCGGGTCGACCCGTTCTACGCCACCCGTGCGGTCGTGCTGGCCAAGGCGTCGAGCCTCACCGGCGCCCTGCTCGGCGGCGCCGCCACGGCAGTGCTGGTCTTTCTTCTCACCCGGTCGGTGATCCCGCCGGTAAGCTCGCTCGCGTTGGCGATCGCAACCGTGGTCGCCGCGCTCGTTCTGCTCGTGGGCGGGCTCGTCGCCGAGAAGATGTGCACCCTGCCCCCGAGCGACGACGATCCGACCCAACTCCCCGCCAGTCAGGACCACGCGTGACCGATCGCCTCGACCTGCCAGAAGTGACCTGGCGCCGGGTCTCGCCCCGCTACATCGTCGTCGACGTGGTCGGCTACATCGTGTTCGGGCTCATCATGGTCGGGGCGGGCGCCGCCGTCGCCTACTTCGTCTCGATCGACTGGCTCTGGTGGATCGTCGCCGCCCTCGCCGTGGTGTTCGTGTTCACGATCGCGCTCACGCCCCGTCGGGTGCGGTCGATCGGCTACCAGCTGCGCGACGACGACGTGCTCTTCCGCCGCGGCATCCTGTACCAGCGTTTCGTCGCCGTCCCCTACGGCCGCATGCAGCTCGTCGACATCAACCGCGGGCCTCTCGACCGCATGCTCGGCCTCAGCGAACTCAAGTTCGTCACCGCCGCGGCGGCGACCGGCGTCGTCATCCCCGGCCTCCCCGAGGCAGACGCCGAGGAGTTGAGAGACCGCCTCGTCGCCCTGGCCGAGAGCCGAAGGGCCGGGCTGTGACCCGTTTCACCGACGGGGAGTGGCACCACCTCCACCCGCTCACCCCGCTGCTGCGCGGCGGCATCACCTTCGTCGCCGTCATCGGCTTCCTGCTCTACAACATCCGCGACATCCTGATCGATATGGTCCTCGGTGGCGACGGCCGCAACGGCGAACCGCTCGTCTGGCTCTACGAGAGCGAGTTCTTCTGGCTCGCCGTGCTCGCGCTGTTCGTGGGCCTCGCGCTCGTGGTCGTCGGCTACTACCTGTCGTGGCGCATGAACACGTTCCGCATCACCGACGAGGTGGTGGAGGTGCGCAGCGGCATCGTCTTCCGCCGCAACCGCAAGGGCCGGCTCGACC is a window of Conyzicola nivalis DNA encoding:
- the folP gene encoding dihydropteroate synthase, whose amino-acid sequence is MSNDMVLVRRTARPRPRIMGILNVTPDSFSDGGRYHSVDDAIAHGVAMHEQGADIIDVGGESTRPGAVRVSPDEEQRRVLPVVRELGDRGIRVSIDTLNSSTARLAAEAGAAVVNDVSGGLADEEMFRTIAALDTEYIVSHWRGHGQNMNDLATYNEVVGDVRTELQRRVAELIVWGVDERRIIIDPGLGFAKTSTHNWKLLGNLDRLESLGYPVLIGASRKRFLADLLPGDAEPTDRDPATAVIGALAAQAGVWGVRVHDVETTKAALAVWTAWEKGATE
- a CDS encoding DUF3180 domain-containing protein → MTRTRPTILLLMTVFGAAAGWFLETALVASGRAAFIPPVTLAAPLALIGVIVVVIAWPVFRVVRGTAKTRVDPFYATRAVVLAKASSLTGALLGGAATAVLVFLLTRSVIPPVSSLALAIATVVAALVLLVGGLVAEKMCTLPPSDDDPTQLPASQDHA
- the folK gene encoding 2-amino-4-hydroxy-6-hydroxymethyldihydropteridine diphosphokinase, producing the protein MTGIRQQRLRVELPAVLSLGSNLGDREATIREAVADIARLDGVKVVAASSLVESAAVKLDGVDEAAPAYLNAVVAIRTALDPESLLAELNRIEHDHGRVREERWGDRTLDIDIVDLGGLRVATERLTLPHPRAGERGFVLVPWLEIDPGATLGDQGCIDRLPAAADTVHPYPARPLL
- a CDS encoding PH domain-containing protein, with the protein product MTDRLDLPEVTWRRVSPRYIVVDVVGYIVFGLIMVGAGAAVAYFVSIDWLWWIVAALAVVFVFTIALTPRRVRSIGYQLRDDDVLFRRGILYQRFVAVPYGRMQLVDINRGPLDRMLGLSELKFVTAAAATGVVIPGLPEADAEELRDRLVALAESRRAGL
- the folB gene encoding dihydroneopterin aldolase — encoded protein: MTRPLDQITLTGLRASAFHGVFENERRDGQVFVLDVTVSLDFAAAASGDDLGLTIHYGELAEEIVGAVERDPVDLIETVAERIAQVVLAHRAAQLVTVTVHKPSAPITVPFDDVAVTITRSRA